In Bythopirellula goksoeyrii, a single window of DNA contains:
- a CDS encoding DUF1559 domain-containing protein: MDRSHRSLGFTLVELLVVIAIIGVLVGLLLPAVQAAREAARRMQCVNNLKQMGLGFMNHESTHRILPCSGWTAVYVGDPLMGTGREQPGGWIYQLLPFVEQQAIYDITDDGDKLNITAAQQQQSIDLQGKAISFFNCPSRRPAQAQPYALSNSWTPRNGTRAPFVARSDYAANAGDGEEGMKFWLEDEQKYETKLEWLFFDYKTIGSKQWPPLEGQTGVNYQGAEIGFKDITDGSSNTYAVGEKYLNPAYYESDGTFDGGDNHSMYQGFDWDVNRWTSVNDPPLQDRLGQESFGSFGSAHPGGFNMANCDGSVQIVSYDIDPEVHRRASHRSDGGGLLPVQTPPTAP, translated from the coding sequence GTGGACCGTTCACATCGTTCGCTTGGTTTTACACTTGTTGAACTCTTGGTTGTGATTGCCATCATTGGCGTCCTTGTAGGACTGTTGTTGCCGGCCGTTCAAGCGGCGCGTGAGGCAGCGCGCCGCATGCAATGCGTCAACAACTTAAAGCAAATGGGACTTGGGTTCATGAATCATGAATCGACTCACCGAATTCTACCCTGCTCAGGCTGGACTGCCGTATATGTTGGAGATCCACTTATGGGTACCGGACGTGAGCAACCGGGGGGTTGGATCTACCAGCTTCTACCTTTCGTAGAGCAGCAAGCGATCTATGACATCACCGATGACGGAGATAAGTTGAATATCACTGCTGCGCAACAGCAGCAATCCATTGACTTGCAAGGTAAGGCAATTTCTTTTTTCAATTGTCCTTCTCGTAGGCCTGCGCAAGCACAGCCCTATGCCTTGTCCAATTCATGGACTCCTCGCAATGGGACTCGTGCACCATTCGTGGCCCGCAGCGATTACGCTGCCAATGCTGGCGATGGAGAGGAGGGAATGAAGTTTTGGTTGGAGGACGAACAAAAATATGAAACCAAGTTGGAATGGCTATTTTTTGACTACAAAACTATAGGGAGCAAGCAATGGCCTCCGCTTGAGGGTCAGACAGGAGTAAACTATCAGGGCGCCGAGATTGGTTTCAAAGATATAACTGATGGTTCCTCCAACACCTATGCGGTAGGGGAAAAATACCTTAATCCTGCATATTATGAGTCCGATGGCACGTTTGACGGCGGGGATAATCACAGCATGTATCAGGGATTTGACTGGGATGTGAATCGCTGGACCAGTGTAAATGATCCTCCACTTCAAGACCGTCTAGGACAAGAATCTTTTGGCAGCTTTGGAAGTGCGCATCCGGGTGGATTCAATATGGCCAATTGTGATGGTTCCGTCCAAATCGTCTCTTATGACATTGACCCAGAAGTGCATCGTCGCGCTAGCCATCGAAGTGATGGGGGGGGACTATTACCAGTCCAAACCCCGCCTACTGCTCCCTGA
- a CDS encoding DUF4185 domain-containing protein has protein sequence MHYRIETLFCCLLILSSSQSTKAQVYHEIQVLDAQSGLGVPLVKLRANGQDYYTDSNGLLAFGSPGELDQDVAFSLTTYGYATGNWQLHTTSGTASQLTIQREQLAERLYRVTGKGIYQETVLLGYGAPIQEPLLNSNVKGQDSVQSVIYNGQLHWFWGDTLYEDGFGNLRTSGGTSQLPGQGGLDPAVGVDLTYYVDASGSSKQMMPLTQPGPVWVDGLFTVEDTSGREQMLTHYSRRDPNNALGAQVEHGLARFNDSQAVFQRHQVYPIDAPIVAAGHSFEHSLGGQDYIYFAESYPNIRVKKTWDAVNDPNQWEAYTPLIEGSLYDPGNPQLELDSQGKPVYGWKKNTSPMNTDMMEELAQKGLILREESPFRLKDIQSGNNVRLHRASVYWNEYRKNWVMIGNELFGDSFLGEVWFAEAPTPEGPWENAIKVATHHSSTENYTFYNPKQHPYFSEEGGRYIYFEGTYAQTFSGNPNATPLYDYNQIMYRLDLSLIDPLASAAIPGDSNHNGFVDGADLVLWQQGYGETSAGDADEDGDSDGEDFLNWQRQYTDSQKAATIELPEPSNVVSVMICFALIIVNSRWPMIPIA, from the coding sequence ATGCACTACCGAATTGAGACGCTTTTTTGCTGCCTGCTAATCTTGTCGAGTAGTCAGTCGACGAAAGCTCAAGTATACCATGAGATTCAAGTGCTTGACGCGCAGTCAGGCCTCGGAGTGCCGCTGGTAAAACTGCGAGCCAACGGCCAAGATTATTACACCGATAGCAATGGTTTGCTGGCGTTTGGATCACCAGGGGAATTGGATCAAGACGTTGCTTTTTCACTTACTACTTATGGTTACGCCACCGGTAACTGGCAGTTGCACACCACGAGCGGTACAGCGAGTCAACTCACGATCCAGCGCGAGCAGTTAGCCGAGCGACTTTATCGCGTGACAGGGAAAGGCATTTACCAAGAGACCGTACTCTTGGGATATGGTGCGCCCATTCAAGAGCCGCTGCTCAACTCCAACGTGAAGGGTCAGGATTCCGTTCAATCGGTGATCTACAACGGTCAGCTGCACTGGTTTTGGGGCGATACCCTTTACGAGGATGGATTCGGAAATCTCCGCACTTCGGGAGGAACATCACAATTGCCGGGGCAGGGCGGGCTCGATCCAGCCGTGGGCGTGGATCTAACTTACTATGTGGACGCGTCGGGGTCTTCCAAGCAAATGATGCCGTTGACACAACCTGGACCGGTGTGGGTCGATGGACTGTTCACAGTCGAAGACACCAGCGGTCGAGAACAAATGCTGACCCACTATTCTCGGCGTGATCCCAACAATGCACTGGGTGCACAAGTCGAGCACGGCCTGGCACGTTTTAATGATTCGCAAGCAGTTTTTCAGCGGCATCAAGTTTATCCGATCGACGCCCCCATCGTTGCGGCTGGGCATTCGTTCGAGCACTCGCTAGGTGGGCAAGACTATATCTACTTCGCCGAGTCGTATCCGAATATTCGCGTGAAGAAAACTTGGGACGCCGTAAACGATCCAAATCAGTGGGAAGCCTACACACCATTGATCGAAGGTTCGCTTTACGATCCAGGAAACCCCCAGTTGGAATTAGATTCACAAGGAAAGCCTGTGTATGGGTGGAAGAAAAACACTTCGCCGATGAATACCGATATGATGGAGGAGCTAGCTCAGAAGGGGCTCATCCTGCGCGAAGAGTCACCATTTCGGCTTAAAGATATCCAGTCAGGAAATAATGTCCGACTGCATCGGGCATCAGTCTACTGGAACGAGTATCGCAAGAATTGGGTCATGATTGGAAACGAGTTGTTTGGTGATAGTTTTTTGGGAGAAGTTTGGTTTGCTGAAGCTCCTACCCCCGAAGGACCGTGGGAAAATGCCATAAAAGTCGCCACGCATCACAGCAGCACTGAAAACTACACTTTTTACAACCCGAAGCAGCATCCTTACTTTAGCGAAGAGGGGGGACGTTATATCTACTTCGAAGGAACTTATGCTCAGACTTTCTCGGGCAATCCTAATGCAACACCCCTGTATGATTACAACCAGATTATGTATCGCTTGGATTTATCCCTGATAGACCCACTTGCTTCAGCCGCAATTCCGGGCGACTCCAACCATAACGGCTTCGTTGATGGTGCCGACCTGGTTCTTTGGCAGCAAGGGTACGGCGAAACCAGTGCGGGTGATGCAGACGAAGACGGTGACTCCGACGGGGAAGATTTCCTTAACTGGCAACGACAATACACAGATTCTCAAAAAGCGGCGACAATTGAACTGCCAGAACCCTCGAATGTAGTTTCCGTGATGATTTGCTTTGCGTTGATAATAGTAAACTCAAGGTGGCCAATGATTCCAATAGCCTAA
- a CDS encoding PEP-CTERM sorting domain-containing protein, with protein sequence MNLTFDNDRTTTVDDDTKSCLNEKLAAYFAAGGAMATALSSKAQAVIVGSTTEQPFGINGDVNIDFNSDGQIDYQIDHDRVDLGSGNSVDYLQVDKNDSTSETNPLAIPGIFDTFPANGNPLNSTFDAKYVTPTGTQGDYPAALTAGTSIGPTSNLDFQEGSGFNGSQIIRANRLIDEDAGQVDMVLGGTAAGDIAIPTNGPNFLGLGGQVRYLGVQMKLQGDPNPLTYGWIGIRIDNEADATGSVVGYAYETSGNRIIAGQIPEPATIMTAGFAAAALFGGRLLRRVKCGWNK encoded by the coding sequence ATGAATCTGACATTTGACAATGATCGAACGACCACTGTGGATGACGATACAAAATCGTGTCTTAACGAAAAATTGGCGGCCTACTTTGCTGCAGGTGGCGCCATGGCAACGGCTCTCTCTTCTAAAGCGCAGGCTGTTATCGTCGGCTCTACGACTGAACAGCCCTTCGGCATCAATGGCGATGTGAACATTGATTTCAACAGCGATGGTCAAATTGACTATCAGATCGATCATGATCGCGTTGACTTGGGAAGTGGTAATTCTGTCGACTATTTGCAAGTAGATAAGAACGACAGTACGAGCGAAACAAATCCACTGGCCATCCCGGGAATCTTTGATACTTTTCCCGCCAATGGAAATCCACTCAATAGTACCTTTGATGCGAAATACGTCACACCAACTGGCACCCAAGGTGATTATCCTGCAGCCCTCACCGCAGGCACCTCCATTGGGCCGACGTCGAATCTCGACTTTCAGGAAGGTAGCGGCTTCAACGGATCCCAGATTATTCGTGCCAACCGACTCATCGATGAAGATGCCGGACAAGTCGACATGGTACTCGGAGGAACCGCTGCTGGTGATATTGCCATTCCTACCAACGGTCCTAATTTTTTGGGTCTGGGTGGTCAGGTTCGTTACCTCGGAGTTCAGATGAAACTGCAAGGGGATCCAAATCCACTTACCTACGGTTGGATTGGAATCCGTATCGACAATGAAGCAGACGCCACGGGTTCGGTTGTCGGATATGCCTATGAGACCTCAGGTAACAGAATCATTGCAGGGCAAATTCCAGAACCTGCGACGATCATGACAGCCGGTTTTGCTGCAGCGGCCCTGTTCGGAGGTCGCCTATTGAGACGAGTTAAGTGCGGCTGGAACAAGTAG
- a CDS encoding EF-hand domain-containing protein yields MKFSTFSVSFRACEFRSIWLLTFFVAFTLISLEGCSRGPAAVHVPEVDPVESSKQAFELYDTDNDGQLSDTELAACPGIQMHLQLYDKDSDGSVSQQELEEQLNSLVSGQIGVTSLRIQVRLDGRPLPGAQIKLVPEMYLGDDVNVAYGTTNGRGTATMDIRDEDSPASDHGLLGVHYGTYKVEVTHPEASIPEKYNTQTTLGYETEKGNPSFVLNLKSR; encoded by the coding sequence ATGAAATTCTCCACTTTCTCGGTGAGTTTTCGAGCTTGCGAGTTTCGGAGTATTTGGCTTCTAACCTTCTTTGTGGCGTTCACCCTCATTTCGCTGGAAGGTTGTAGTCGTGGCCCCGCTGCCGTCCACGTCCCGGAAGTGGACCCGGTCGAGTCGAGTAAACAAGCTTTTGAACTCTATGACACAGACAACGATGGCCAATTGTCTGACACCGAGCTTGCCGCATGTCCTGGAATTCAGATGCATCTGCAGCTGTACGATAAAGACAGCGATGGGTCCGTTTCACAGCAAGAACTCGAAGAGCAACTTAATTCATTGGTCTCTGGTCAGATAGGTGTGACGAGCCTGCGCATTCAAGTGCGTTTAGACGGGCGACCCTTGCCTGGAGCCCAAATCAAGCTCGTTCCTGAGATGTATTTGGGGGATGATGTGAATGTTGCTTATGGAACAACTAACGGACGTGGCACTGCCACTATGGACATCCGCGACGAGGATTCTCCTGCATCGGATCATGGACTCTTGGGTGTCCACTATGGCACGTACAAAGTGGAAGTAACCCACCCCGAAGCGTCTATTCCAGAAAAATACAACACGCAAACGACGCTTGGATATGAGACCGAGAAGGGAAATCCGAGTTTTGTCCTTAATCTTAAGAGCCGGTGA